GAGTCAATCGAtgactttattataaataataatttatgtgaaCTTGGAATAAACTtagaatgaaattatatttatttatcaagcaAAATAGTTTGACTGAAAACGTTCATTAAGACCATCTTCTCCGTAATATACAAACTATCTTACTTCGTAATATGCATTATCCGTATTATCCTTAGTATCATTAATATCCTAGGACATCCACAACCTAATTTCTTGTGAGTACCTTATTGGTTTAACGTCCAACCCCTTCTCGTTAATGTAAACGCAAGAAGCGCTGGATAAATCTTGTCAACATAACAAAGTATCGATATATAAACTGcagaaaataacaaatttacaaACGACTTgtttctgaaaataaattataaaagtttatatttatgattatatgtgtatacatatatatctttgaagATTATTGCTGtggtatttataatatgtttaacgtgtgatttaaatttattatacttacataattatatattaattatatgttaattcaattaaaattttctaaattatatatataattataatatatatctgacTCAtacaatattcaatttaatatttaaaagtttagaaTAATCAGAAattgtgtattataatttttttatttgtaattgcaGAATGATACAGGAGCATATCGGAGTAAAACTGGCATTGGTATTGCTAACACATACGGTAGGAGTACTTCCGGCGGAAACATATCAAGCTGTAGAAGCGGCTATTCCGGAGTAGCATCAAATTCCACTCGAGTTGCTACCAAGGAACGAGCGTTCGGTGGTTTTGGAAGTGCTTTTCTCAAAAAGGATAAATTTGAGGAGAAAAATACGTTCAAATATTcatgtaagatattttttttttacaataatttgtattgatattttctatattatttacataatcttaaagaaatagtatatatgtacatacatatatagtttatattttcaaaaaaaatacaatcaaaattatctttaaatttctcGCAGATACCAAAGACGCTGATAAAAGTCGATTGCATTCCGGAAGATCGTCGTCTGAAGACGTGAGCGTGAAAAGCCCGCTGTCTAATAGTAGGTCATCTCTCTTTGAAAAGTACTCGTTTTCAGCTGGCAAAACATCGGAGAGGCCATCTTCCGTGTTGGACAGATATAACCGACCAGTTTCGCGAGGGAAGAGCAGAGAGCCCGAAGGGATATCACGGTACGGATCCGGTACATATCCTGGATCGAGTTTCGTACGAAATTATGGCAACGATAGTAGAATCGAAAAGAAGGACCACCCGCCAGTTTCCTACAGAGGATTACGTTCCAATTCTGGAAAAACGTCACGCGAGCCCAGTCCGGAAGTTGGTGTCGGAAAAACAAGTTCCTTCAGGATCTATCCAAGAGCATCGTCTTATAGTCGCTCAGCTGCATCGCCCAGTGAGtgcaaattgttttattagatattaaattataaatcatcaaATGAAAAGTATACCttctaatttcattattttattattttattattaagcagTTTtgcagatattattttttatcaatttatattaaaacaatttttaaatttcacaattctcaaagttatttttattaaattttttattaaataaactttatataactgagcgtaaattacaataaaatgcaataaatatttattcgttttgttcgtttatttaattcttaaaactGGCACAAACAAACAATTagttttaaatctatatttttcagcTACGTCCGAATCAAGCTCGACCACAATCTCGACGAGATTTGGCTCGACAGCTGGTTCACGATTTCTCTCATCGCGAAGCAACGAACGAGTACCCACAGCTATAAATTACTCCGCAACGGACAGATTCCGAAACACGAGCACTAAGTCTACTAACCAGAAAGACGAAGAGGAATCAAGAGTTGCTACTATGTCTGATAAAGACGGTAATCACAAAGCATATCAAACTTCAAATCGAGTGGAAGAGGATGAAACCAACAATAGGCTTTCTGACAGCGAATTTGTGACGCTGACAATGATGACCAGAAGTACTTCACCAACACCTCCAGCTTCTTCCTCTTATGTCAGAAACAGGCGAGCGGAAATCGGTATCGTTCATCAGAAAGAAGTGACTAGATCACGAAAACTGCCGGATACCATGGACGAAGAGACGCAGTGCGATCGAATGGAAGAAACATCGAGATTCTCGAGGTATGGAGGTAATAATAGAATATCCGGTGCACCCTGGTCAGCGTATCTAGATAAATATTCATCATCAGGCACAACATCGGTTGGAAGTCCATCTATGTACTCTAGAGGGTTTACTAATGCGAGTTCTTCCAGTAGTAGATTCAATAGCTTCGCGTATACGAGAACGAACGAAGCTCCGGCAAGAAATGAGCCCGTTACCAAAGAATCGAGTTCTAGTCAGGAAACTCATAGCAATAGAAATCAAAACGAGAAAGTTTCCAGTGGTTTAAAATGCACGACAACCAATGAAAATTCAACGACTAATGATTCAAACGCATCGTCGAACGTTCAAAATATTCATggcacgaataaaaaaataaatgaaagtaGAATACAAGGTAGCGAGCAATGTTCCTGCGGAGGACGAAAAGCTGAAATGAGCGAAAATCCTGATAGCTCCaggatttttaatcaaaatgttGCATTTCACCGCAAAGATGATTCAATGGAGGATTCTCAGGAAAGTAACGGCGGTCGCGAAGATTGGAATAACAGACAAAGTTCTGTGACGAGGCGCGATGAATATAATCAAAGAAAACCATCTATTCCGCGGGTTGAACGTAGTTCGCCAAAGAGCGAAATGAAAATATCTAAATGTTCTTCAAAGACTGAAATAATATCATCTAAGCGAGAAGCATACTGTGAAAGGAGAGGATCCACTCCTAAATCTGATACCAGTTCTTCTTCTAAAACCGAGGAATCTCTCCGAATTGTAGAAGGACATTGTCAAAACCAAAATGAAGAAACTATTTTCCGAAAGCGTGATACTTCGCAAAGAAAAGATTCTACATCaaggtaaattttttttctaatgaagtaataatatatgtaatttatataagaacgtaatataattacatataagagaagcagatatttattttatattaactacaTAGATTTtgttaagaatataaaataaatcaattgtactcctaatttatttttatttttgtgatagaaatatataattgcaatatattgcacgtttatatatatatatatatatatatatatatatatatatataaatattgtatatatatatgtcaaatttgCAGAACAAGTATTAAggttattttcaatatttaacaaacacaatttttgaaatattcaatattaaaatataagcaatagagaagaattttatatacattatgttaattattatactattatatattgtatgcgCGTATATGTGTGCGTCTACATAatcgttttaataatatccaaattttaattgaaataatatttatagctgatatcataaaaattatattaattatattaattatactaattgtaaaagttaaaaaattttcataaattgagCTTTCTGAgtataaatagagaaaatcactttttaaaaataatatttaagaaattatgtacaaatttttttatatacaatttttaattttttataattatttattgaaagcatatacatatatttactgaaaaagaaatagaaaaagatcCGTGACTATTGAAATATAGAACAAAAAGATTGATTGTAAATCCGCAAAAGATCTTTAAAAAGTTTCCAAAAAATCAgttgaaagaaaattcattttaaatattgtttcatataattaatgtatttttattaaaagcagTTCTTCACAAAATCGTTCGACGCAATCTCGGAATGGATCGATGAGGAATATGCCGCGTCAAATGACGCGGCCCGGTTCGTCAGACGGATCCTCTGTAAATATGCCAATTGGCAAATCGAAATCATCGTCAACTAATTCGGTGACGAGTCagagtgtaaaaataaagacgACCACGCCGCCATCGTCCGGCAAATCATCCGGCGGTTTGGTTCCGCCATCAGTAAATCTACGACAAGGCGGTTCTCCGGACGCGCGCGGCAAACCACCTGTGCCAAAAAATGATACTACAACCGCTGCCACGTCGAAGTGTATCGTGGCAGCGAAGTACGTGAACAAAGATTTCCGCAAATCGACCTTGAACATGGAAAACGGCGATCCGTCGCACTccaagagaaggaaaaagagtCAGAGAACTATGTACGTTAGCTCCAAGAATTCCGAGATGACCACAGAATACATTCCTCAGGCTGTCTCTTCAGAATCTTCGATAAAGTCTGGCCAATCGAGATTAATGACTCTTTCGGGAAGATCAAAGCACGTACTCGGAAGGAGCGGTTCAAATGGCTCAATGAAATGGAAGGAATCGAGAGGCGAATCAAAGTCGCCTCGTGGAACGAGAAAGAGGCCATCTAAGTCTGTTTCTAGCAATAGTAGTCAATCGACCTCTGCTAATTCTTCCAGTAGCGAGGATAATGATGAACATGCAAATAGGTCAGATTCGAGGCGGAGAAGAAAACGAGCGTCAGAATCGCCTAAATCGCTCGAAATGAGAGGTAAAATCAGTGCGGGATCATCAAAAACAAGCGTGTTGGCATCATCGGCCGATGAGATGTCCATGACGACAGAGAAACCACCCAGACCACCGTCTAGTCCAAGATCGAAAAGTGATCGTGCCGCAAAAACAGAAGAAGCCAAGTCGTTTCTGATGAGAGCGCTAGCACCAGTgacgaatttttttaagaataggAGTCAAGATTCGGGTGATGCAAGTAAATCAGGTAGTTGGGTTGATTCCAACGAGGAAAGCTACGAAGCCTGTAATAAGTCGGCACAGCCGCTGTCATCCTCAAAATCAATTAGTCAGAATCTGTCAAAAGGTCCTAGCTTTACTAATTCTGAGAAGAATgacgaaataaaaagaaataatatgagAATTCAACATCAATCTTCTGAAGAGAAACCATGGTGGCTGGATTCAAATTCTGATAACGTTCCGGAAGGAGTTGAAAAGATCAATCGATGGAACGAAGATGTCAGTCAGGACACAACAATTAGCACAACCTTGCCGGATGATGGTaagttgatttttaaatatttgtaatatatttataatatttttaagtattaattatttagctTAAATATGTGCCATCACATATTACAATCTatgtataataagaatataaaattttataataaaatacaatttgataatattatcttaatgtaagataagtaaattatatttagacaTGTAaagtttgatattatttattttttatattttaattttcgaatCTTCTAATTTAacagttttttcaaatatttactatttgttattttatttattgctatttgttatttcatttatttaatcgtttttttcaaatatttgctatttgttattttatttattgtatgtcTCGGCAGGAAAGTGTAAGCTCAAATTTTGGAGACAAGAATCGGGAGAACGTGCCTGGTTAGACGATGTTCCAGCGGAAGAAACAAAGAAATCTCCTCCATCGGCATCTCCCGTTTCAAGACGAGGTTCTAGTCGTGGCAGTTTTCGATCAGCTGATCGACGAAACCGCATTAAACATCAGCAGTCTGGTGAACGAGCGTGGTGGATGAGTGATGATCCTGAGGACGTTCCGGAAGGTGTAGAGGTCATCCCTGTGGCGTCTCCTGATAGTCAAAACGTCGATAAACCTGATGGCTTCGTCGATAATGAGAGTCTTTATTCTTTAAAGCCACTTAAAAAAATCCGGCATATTGAATCCGGGGAGAAGGCATGGTGGATGGACAGCTCTTCAAACGTTCCTGACGGAGTCGTCAGGATTCCCGTGGAAACTTCTAACAGCACTTCCGACTCCTCCGAGTCGTACGAAAAGATCGATATCGGTGTTAACCCTGAACCTGAAACTCGTGTGAAGAGAAGTCTCTCTAGATTTCCTATCGAATTTCCGCCACCACCATCCGAGGAGCCGTTGGGAGATCGTGCGAGTCCAGAAGgggtaaaattaattgttatatcgTGCACTATTCATCGCGTAATCTCTTggcattatacatatatcattttgataaCACCTCTCGTGCAATCCCATAAATCTCTGATCGTGAAAGATTAAAGTAGTTCAAACAAAAGAGATAGATAAGATAATTATGGCATTTATGATTAGactattgataaaatattatttatattatattattaattaataagattaaagttttagattatattttattttctcgtaattaattctttacaagtattgaattatttaaaaaaatgtatataaaattaaaacttagaatttaggattttaatttttatgtgattGTTTcagacaattaaaatttaatgttaaaaaaaatgacaaacatGAATAATGTGaattgtgtaaataatatagcATTTatcattgaatttaattattttatatattagtatcagtaattatttcattatatatattatacatattatatatattattattatcattacgtattaaaaataatataaaaatgttatggagacacataacaatatatttcatgtctgcatttatcatttttattttgaaaaataagatacaattaaaaatataaaaggcaaacaatttattaaaatttttacagaaattatCACATGGGATTATTGTAGATTGTTTGAATTCATTATTCTTGTTTCAGATCGAAAATCCACCTGACCCGCCTGACAATTATGGAGGACGGGCCTCACCTTATGACAACGTGCCGACATCTCGAAGATTGTCACCAAGGAAACGACCTTCTACCTTGCCATTGTTCATTGGTCAGCACTCTGACATCGATGATGTACTCGGTACAGCTGCCCTATGCCACAGTCCTGTTCTGTCCCGTGTTCGTAAACAGGAACCTGTCAAAGAGGGTGAGTCGAGAATGAATTTAGTGTCACTTAGCGATCGATGTTATCGTACCCAGCTTACTATCTGTCCGATGTATCAAATTGTGTTCAACAAAGTGGGTTTAAATCTTGATGcaatcataatattaaaacatagtTCACaatcacataaaataatataagatataatagtGGAGCAGAAAGTaagttcaatatatattatttgagaaaTGAGAATGTCTATTAAGCATTAAGATCTCTATAGCAAATATGCATAAAACTGaatctttaaatatgtattccataatacatatataatagaatttatattcttctatacaTAAAACGAGATTCATTGATtacgtttattaatttctttttctatttctacattatgtaataaattaaataatataaaattagaggTAATGTAAATGCtgaagtattttaaataaataaataaatgtatttctgTTATTGCAGATTCTTCTGAAAACAGCTCAGAGTGTGAAGAAATAGATGCTACTCAGGTGATTATTCATGATAGCACACCGAAAACACCGGTGATTCAACGAAGAAACCGGTatgtttcataataataattcagtataaatttaaggaatatttgtaaattgtatacatatctgatacttgtatgtacataacatatatataatttaataattatacataataattggatatgattatttttttcttttttcagcgACAGTAAGAGAATTCAACCCGATGGCTACATTCCGGTAAGTTTTCCATGTGAACTACAGTATGTTAATGTCTATAATGCTTTTATTTGactatatttgattaaaagtttatatataaatagaaaacgtatcaaaaagttaaaaaaattaatataacagtataaaatttaaaaatgtaaacagaaaacgattaaaaaagtaaattgattaaaaattttaaactgtatcaaataaaatttgttaaatggtaatgaaataagaattaaattaacaagaaTAGTAGTCTCTtttgtgaatatttaaaaaatactcttttttaaatttatattggtATACTGATGATAGTACTGTTTCTTAGATATTTTAGTCAATTTTTACTtaggtttttatttaattttagttttttttatttaaacttttataaaataagtgagcattaaaaaaagaaaataaaaagaatatacttgaattaaaatttttttataataaagttaccagtaaaaacaacttttgttacttttattaCTCAAAGTACGATATTCTGTTGAATAGGTACAACAAATTTGCTAACAAgttttgtgttaaaaatagtGAGAATACGCgctttttatatctcttcctttttaaattacgtatttattcatattatttcaatattcttgCTTTTGCATACTCGATATCTCTGTTGATAGTCGCACCTGCACAAGCTATACTGAGACTATACTGAAAAAAGTCTGTTAACAAAGAGATCTACGAGAGAATGGATGAGACATGTGAAAGTGTGCGCGACATTATTGTTTCTCGTGAGGGATGCACGAAAGAGCTTCTTGCTATccttttacactttttttgtGTTGCACACAAAGCAGAATCAACAAAGGAGTTTTGCTTGTTGAGTGCTTGCTTCTTCATGTATTGCATCTCTTAAATTACTCACTGTGACGTCGttgtagtttttattaatgttccAAGATCCAGTTTTACTATagtagattataatttatgtgaaTCATTAGAATAGTACGTAAACAGATAATTAGTCTGTCTATCtgtgataagaaaataataattaaaaataacttttttataatgtattttttacgtatattttgttaataatatgctactatatttattatatgataatattctgaaaatataatagatatatataaaagtatatatatatatatatatataaattgcaaattaatatatatatatatatacattttaatttgcaattaattcgTAATTTATGTTACAATGTAAATGGAATCCTCAAAAAGATTTGTAACTAAATGAACACTTCACTTGATTGTCATACAAAAGTCACATATTTGGCCGCTATTATGAATTGGCACCTTTAGTATTCTTCTTTACAATGAACCCTCCATCACGTTTCAATAGGCTCAGCAACCCCTTTTGTGCTATTTGAGGtctcccttctctctttctgtacGAATTCATTTGTATATGCAGCCGACATGTATAATCGTGCTTATAGTTTCGTGTCATTTGCGCTgtttgatgatttttttcattgcacAATTGTTATTTCAATCATTCTCtgtatctgttttttttcgaTAGATTATTATCCTATATGGAAActtttttaatcgtttttgatttttactttagCCGTTACTactaatgttataattttttacatataattatgattatatatttgttacgtataattattttattacatataattatattttatatatatttactaattttataatattttattatacatataataaaatatataaacataaactaattataatattataaaaataatagcaattaatagtaaactttaaatatattgatattacgCGCtcttattactaaaaaaatcttatttaatgtaggacatttaaatatatctgtcTATATAAGTTAAATGtaggttttttaaattttaaaattcactcTATGAataatatgtgaatattttttaaaataaagtatataaaagtttaattatataaaaaagatatataggCTGTTTAATAGAAAGTCGATAAACGTAATcaactttcatttttaaacGTAAATAGTAAgcagaaaaagtaaaatatcttttaatagagAATTTGGGAGGAAATAGAAAttggagatatttttattatttaataaatatttatatataaaagatatgaaataatgataatattgataatctTACTGGTATATATGTTCCAACAGCCTAaactaataagaaaatttatcagaATGATAAAAGCATTGAATGATATCTCAAAAGAGATGTTAcgtaaagttttttatattttttgaaagagacttgatttctgttttaattttgatgtatatttcaaatatatatcattaagagtgtcattttagtattttttgtaaacgtttatgaaataataaaaatatttccaactGTTTTTAgtctatatgtaaataaagcTGCCAAATGTTTTCTATTATAAGAGATATTTGACTTTTCTTGCTTACTATGTGCGTTTAAAAATAACCGCTGATTAATTTCAACAACTTTGCATGAGATACTCTGTATAaagcttattatatttatataaagtacataaaagaaagaaagagaaagagaatatttcgattatatttttcaccaaaaattaaaataaaaaatctattaagaaaataagaaggagattacaaaaataaaataactaaacaatattttatacaattctttataaaaattctttataaaacttcttatttaattgtaaaaacacAAATGATAATTCATTTATCACATATAAATCACATACAAATTCTCAACGActttaaagatatatgtaaattgtacAATCGTGGATttcgtttttaaaaatctcatgTTTAAATTCAACCGGTGCGACACAGGGTGTCACAGCAAACGAACGTGAGCGCGGGTGGGGTAGAGAGGGTCCGCCGCGCGGCGGCGACACCGTCGACCGAAGGCGACAGGTGTCCGCGGCGCCGTTCAGTGTCGCGACGACCGTTCGCGAGGTAAGGTGTGTTGTTGCGCGTCGCGGTGTAAAACGTACGCGTGCACTAACTCGAGCCGCATCGATTCGTCCTCTTTGCTCCTACGCGGGTTCCGCGCGTGGTGTTTTCCTCGTGGATCGCGGATTCGCGCACGTGCGTTTCCAGTCAGCACGCGCGGAAGAGGTGCGCGTTTTCATTCATCGAGACGGGGCGGCGGAAGTGCGCGTGTCGAGACCAAAAAGGTGAGTTCCCTCCCTCGCGCGCAGACTCCGCGCTCTGAAGGTTGCTCCTGAAAGCGCGCGCGCTTTCATCTCGTGCGACGCAGGGCGGCCAGGAGAGCCTAACCTTCCCGCCTTTTGTTCTCGCTTTGTAGAGATCTCTCAGCGCGTTAGCGATAAAAATTCAATGGCACTCGCAGATATTTCGACGAGTTTCGGTCGAGCATGTTCGATAACCGCGGGTGAGTAAACGATAAAATGCACGTAGGAACCTGATCTGATATTTCGAATTCTTGAATTACATATATCAAGGAGCCTTCTAACGTCTTATCAAATACTGCAGT
Above is a genomic segment from Anoplolepis gracilipes chromosome 3, ASM4749672v1, whole genome shotgun sequence containing:
- the LOC140664241 gene encoding uncharacterized protein isoform X2; its protein translation is MTSYRSYNDTGAYRSKTGIGIANTYGRSTSGGNISSCRSGYSGVASNSTRVATKERAFGGFGSAFLKKDKFEEKNTFKYSYTKDADKSRLHSGRSSSEDVSVKSPLSNSRSSLFEKYSFSAGKTSERPSSVLDRYNRPVSRGKSREPEGISRYGSGTYPGSSFVRNYGNDSRIEKKDHPPVSYRGLRSNSGKTSREPSPEVGVGKTSSFRIYPRASSYSRSAASPTTSESSSTTISTRFGSTAGSRFLSSRSNERVPTAINYSATDRFRNTSTKSTNQKDEEESRVATMSDKDGNHKAYQTSNRVEEDETNNRLSDSEFVTLTMMTRSTSPTPPASSSYVRNRRAEIGIVHQKEVTRSRKLPDTMDEETQCDRMEETSRFSRYGGNNRISGAPWSAYLDKYSSSGTTSVGSPSMYSRGFTNASSSSSRFNSFAYTRTNEAPARNEPVTKESSSSQETHSNRNQNEKVSSGLKCTTTNENSTTNDSNASSNVQNIHGTNKKINESRIQGSEQCSCGGRKAEMSENPDSSRIFNQNVAFHRKDDSMEDSQESNGGREDWNNRQSSVTRRDEYNQRKPSIPRVERSSPKSEMKISKCSSKTEIISSKREAYCERRGSTPKSDTSSSSKTEESLRIVEGHCQNQNEETIFRKRDTSQRKDSTSSSSSQNRSTQSRNGSMRNMPRQMTRPGSSDGSSVNMPIGKSKSSSTNSVTSQSVKIKTTTPPSSGKSSGGLVPPSVNLRQGGSPDARGKPPVPKNDTTTAATSKCIVAAKYVNKDFRKSTLNMENGDPSHSKRRKKSQRTMYVSSKNSEMTTEYIPQAVSSESSIKSGQSRLMTLSGRSKHVLGRSGSNGSMKWKESRGESKSPRGTRKRPSKSVSSNSSQSTSANSSSSEDNDEHANRSDSRRRRKRASESPKSLEMRGKISAGSSKTSVLASSADEMSMTTEKPPRPPSSPRSKSDRAAKTEEAKSFLMRALAPVTNFFKNRSQDSGDASKSGSWVDSNEESYEACNKSAQPLSSSKSISQNLSKGPSFTNSEKNDEIKRNNMRIQHQSSEEKPWWLDSNSDNVPEGVEKINRWNEDVSQDTTISTTLPDDGKCKLKFWRQESGERAWLDDVPAEETKKSPPSASPVSRRGSSRGSFRSADRRNRIKHQQSGERAWWMSDDPEDVPEGVEVIPVASPDSQNVDKPDGFVDNESLYSLKPLKKIRHIESGEKAWWMDSSSNVPDGVVRIPVETSNSTSDSSESYEKIDIGVNPEPETRVKRSLSRFPIEFPPPPSEEPLGDRASPEGIENPPDPPDNYGGRASPYDNVPTSRRLSPRKRPSTLPLFIGQHSDIDDVLGTAALCHSPVLSRVRKQEPVKEDSSENSSECEEIDATQVIIHDSTPKTPVIQRRNRDSKRIQPDGYIPLDDTALQLYKGGDYGAYLDLEASINEQQEEFEGFYEGESRKNAIILRTQLSVRVHTIIEKLLNSEGRELRRALFSLKQIFQEDKDLVHEFVQNDGLACLIKVSSEADQNYQNYILRALGQVMLYVDGMNGVMEHGQTVEWLYTLIASRFRLVVKTALKLLLVFVEYVETNSLLLVRAVRAVDQARGVVPWINVMKLLKDYDAADTELLIYATTLINKCLNGIPDQDTYYDQVDCLEEQGMEGVIQRYMSKQGTDLDLLRQFQIYEAVLHHEDGDRGSPIRQLDDNIRKTLRNRKSLVDSHERRKSRRHSTGNSPLSMSLNARLSPRLNHSLGVSSLNNTLNSNLPDDDDESSSSQSSHGHLGEVQLNGSYKENKVDVGVTPALRRRRERAERQRSFIREQQEATANMRASLGHTDEQESQFASNSLRYTNGTSYERNADSPSNKLSRTNSRKDLTPLMNAANKLDSEEKKPWYGKSPNEGVEYDESNHTDEDGDRRVVLQLKREGTVKDLTQKLAAQNLIPSSPVEEKVSRIGDMSGLISKAKEGLAKSKSKADVLKSPTGDNLPKLQETKKSENELHWEELVKKLKRPLALCDLDFTDLNSDDEIDVLGSANVTNGIPPPPPPMVPPAGDTLAPPPPPLGARLPPPLPQGPPPPFGVNLKISRPSPPTNEAPKSPPLLLAKKSKKTVKLFWKEVRDDPNILARLDKHKMIWDELSPVAVDTQKLEHLFESRAKDLITKKQQEMNKNKEIIVLNHKRSNAINIGMTKLPPPRSIKTAILKMDATIMNREGIEKLLTMLPTKEEKSRIQEAQAANPDLPLGSAEQFLLTLTSISELPARLKLWAFKLDFENSEKEIADPLMDLKQGMETLRVNKTFRGILSTLLSIGIFLNGNEVKGFQLEYLVKVPEVKDTVHKHSLLHHLCHMVMEKFPDSTDLYSEIGAVTRASKIDFDELAANIAKLESECKASWDHLKLIAKHDGSTMMKVKMSDFLADCAERIIVLNIVHRRIINRFRKFILWLGIPLHRIQDTKPNEFCRIVSEFALEYRTTRERVIQQLEKKANHRERNKTRGKMITEVGKFRTKEDRADAELRQLLGSDISDVESIHGTLPWRRQRKDGRIIPLGPVLRDESTNGNLADGVDELLESLVKTATKTPATRTTPRERKRTRHADLRRTLKNGLSEEEKKHIAAYIKGY